A section of the Lepus europaeus isolate LE1 chromosome 19, mLepTim1.pri, whole genome shotgun sequence genome encodes:
- the ZBTB32 gene encoding zinc finger and BTB domain-containing protein 32 encodes MPQPPPRLISPYGSDRLVRLAARLRPALCDTLITVGGQEFPAHSLVLAGVSQQLCRRGQWALAEGVSSSTFAHLLSFVYGESVELQSRELGPLEEAAKALGVQALEEACRRAQRDRAKEELDLGLQTQEEEPEKPTGGSGRGLGGPEENQEPESFRTAGRDQETLHKHKSPRASPERTEAGRGGQWAQMGSKEERRSRRPHGQERGVVAWVKQGPRCSEERLRELPGPLPPPGSLQTSDLPRPWWAEAPWLREGQPALWTSLSWPPFSHGTPSTGAWQKVWPLHQRVPLSLNPGKGLWSQNQLASSSPTPGSLPQGPAQLSPGETEESQQGHTGALATCMDQEGTAGHPLRQRPPPPPPARSRPYSCAVCGKRFSLKHQMETHHRVHTGEKPFSCGLCPQRSRDFSAMTKHLRTHGAAPYRCPLCGAGCPSLASMQAHMRSHSPSQLPPGWTIRSTFLYSSSSSSS; translated from the exons ATGCCCCAGCCGCCCCCAAGACTGATTAGCCCCTACGGCTCTGATCGGCTGGTACGGCTGGCAGCCCGGCTCCGGCCAGCACTGTGTGACACCCTGATCACGGTAGGGGGCCAGGAGttccctgcccacagcctggTGCTAGCAGGCGTGAGCCAGCAGCTGTGCCGAAGGGGCCAATGGGCTCTGGCAGAAGGCGTCAGCTCTTCCACCTTTGCCCACCTTCTGAGCTTTGTTTATGGGGAGAGCGTGGAGCTTCAGTCTCGGGAGCTAGGGCCCCTTGAGGAGGCAGCCAAGGCCCTGGGGGTACAGGCCCTGGAAGAGGCATGCAGGAGGGCTCAGAGGGACAGGGCTAAAGAAGAACTGGACCTAGGGCTACAGACAcaggaggaggagccagagaAACCCACAGGGGGCTCTGGGAGAGGACTGGGAGGCCCCGAAGAGAATCAGGAACCGGAGAGCTTTAGAACTGCTGGGCGAGATCAGGAGACACTGCACAAGCACAAGTCACCACGAGCCAGTCCTGAGAGGACAGAGGCAGGGCGCGGAGGGCAGTGGGCGCAGATGGGATCCAAGGAGGAGAGACGCAGCCGACGCCCTCATGGCCAGGAGCGAGGAGTGGTCGCGTGGGTGAAGCAGGGTCCGAGGTGCTCTGAAGAAAGGCTGCGGGAGCTCCCTGGCCCCCTTCCCCCACCAGGTTCTCTCCAAACCAGCGAcctccccaggccctggtggGCGGAGGCCCCGTGGCTGAGGGAGGGCCAGCCTGCCTTATGGACCTCGCTGTCGTGGCCGCCCTTCTCCCATGGCACCCCCAGCACGGGAGCCTGGCAGAAGGTCTGGCCTCTGCACCAGAG ggtccCACTGTCCCTGAACCCCGGCAAAGGGCTCTGGAGTCAGAACCAGCTGgcctcctccagccccaccccag GTtccctccctcagggccctgcacagctCAGCCCTGGGGAGACGGAAGAGTCCCAGCAGGGGCACACAG GCGCACTTGCAACCTGCATGGATCAGGAGGGCACTGCAGGTCACCCATTGCGCCaacgccctcccccaccccctcctgcccgGTCTCGGCCCTATTCTTGCGCTGTCTGTGGAAAGAGATTTTCACTCAAGCATCAGATGGAGACCCACCACCGAGTGCACACAG GAGAGAAGCCCTtctcctgtggcctctgtcctcaGCGCTCCAGGGATTTTTCAGCCATGACCAAGCACCTGCGGACGCACGGGGCAGCTCCCTACCGCTGCCCTCTGTGCGGGGCGggctgccccagcctggcctccaTGCAGGCGCACATGCGCAGCCACTCgcccagccagctccctcccGGATGGACCATTCGCTCCACCTTCCTctactcctcctcttcctcctcctcc